One Argiope bruennichi chromosome 5, qqArgBrue1.1, whole genome shotgun sequence DNA segment encodes these proteins:
- the LOC129969141 gene encoding nucleolar protein 16-like: MGKASGVSRRRRKKYNYNRNLKKLHKKQITLPKVKCKQIKEAWDSSKSYVRNMEDMGLSDDPNKTIGIRENKKKKPVKMEVISELEAEATAPQPKTLRLPTEPMKFCVYMIEKYGDDYKAMARDPKNYYQSTPAEIKKKIKKFKSIPCQWNAYLRAKGLFEGEQNPDEYHIDIHEITENIDQSSSAMEM, encoded by the exons atgggGAAAGCTAGTGGTGTCAGCAGACGTAGAAGAAAGAagtataattataatagaaatcttAAGAAGTTGCATAAAAAGCAAATAACATTACCTAAAgttaaatg taaacaaataaaagagGCTTGGGATTCTTCAAAAAGTTATGTTAGGAATATGGAAGATATGGGGCTGTCTGATGATCCCAATAAGACAATTGGCATTAGAGAAAAT aaaaagaaaaagcctGTAAAAATGGAAGTTATCTCTG aGTTGGAAGCTGAAGCTACTGCTCCTCAGCCTAAAACTTTAAGATTACCTACAGAGccaatgaaattttgtgtatatatgattgaaaaatatggCGATGATTATAAA GCAATGGCTAGGGATCCAAAAAATTACTATCAATCAACACCtgctgaaattaagaaaaaaattaagaaattcaagaGTATTCCTTGTCAATGGAATGCATATTTAAGAGCCAAAGGACTCTTTGAAGGTGAACAAAACCCTGATGAATATCATATAGACATTcatgaaattacagaaaatattgatCAATCATCTTCTGCTATGGAAATGtga